CGCAAAACGGTCCCGGGCCGGGGTCATCCATGCCCGCACCGCTTCGAGCCGTCGCGCACAACGCGATCCGGCTGACAACCTATCGATGTGGAGAGGAGAGAGAAGCATGAGCACGACACAAAACGTCGGCCTGCGGCCGGACACCGACGCGGAAGAAACCCGCGAATGGCTGGACGCACTCGAAGGCGTGATCGCCAACGAAGGCGCCGAACGGGCGCACTTCCTGATCGAGAAGCTGATCGAGGAAGGGCGGGAGGAAGGGATCGACATCCCCTACTCGGCCAACACCCAGTACATCAACACCATTCCGGTGGAGCAGCAGCCGCGCTACCCCGGCGATCCGGACATGGAGATCAAGCTCCATTCCTACATCCGCTGGAACGCCATGGCCATGGTGGTGCGCGCCAACAAGCACACCAACGTGGGCGGCCACATCGCCTCCTTCGCCTCGGCCGCCGCGCTCTACGACGTGGGCTTCTCGCACTTCTGGCATGCCCCGTCCGCCGATCATGACGGCGATCTGGTGTTCTTCCAGGGCCATTCGGTGCCGGGCGTCTATGCCCGCGCCTACATGCTCGGCCGCCTCACCGACGAGCAGCTCGACAACTTCCGCCAGGAGGTGGACGGCAAGGGCATCTCCTCCTATCCGCACCCGTGGCTGATGCCGGACTTCTGGCAGTTCCCCACCGTGTCCATGGGCCTGGGGCCGCTGTGCGCCATCTACTCGGCGCGCTTCATGAAGTATCTGGCCAGCCGCGATCTGGTCGACGCCGGCAAGGCCGCCCAGCGCAAGGTCTGGGCCTTCCTCGGCGACGGCGAGACCGACGAGGTCGAATCCCTCGGCGCCATCGGCATGGCCGCGCGCGAGAAGCTCGACAACCTGATCTTCGTCATCAACTGCAACCTGCAGCGCCTCGACGGCCCGGTGCGCGGCAACGGCAAGATCATCCAGGAACTGGAATCGGAATTCCGCGGCGCCGGCTGGAACGTGATCAAGGTGGTCTGGGGCACCCACTGGGACGCCCTGTTCGCGCGCGACACCAAGGGCATCCTCAAGAAGCGCATGATGGAGTGCATCGACGGCGAGTATCAGACCTTCAAGGCCAAGGACGGCGCCTATGTCCGCGAGCACTTCTTCAACACCCCGGAACTGAAGCAGCTGGTCGCCGACTGGACCGACGACGAGATCTGGCAACTGAACCGCGGCGGCCACGACCTGTTCAAGATCTTCGCCGCCTACCAGGCCGCGGTGAACCACAAGGGCCAGCCCACCGTGATCCTCGCCAAGACCATCAAGGGCTTCGGCATGGGCCAGTCCGGCGAGGCCATGAACATCTCCCACCAGCAGAAGAAGATGGATGTGGACGCGGTGCGCCGCTTCCGCGACCGCTTCGGCCTGCCGGTGCCGGACGACCAGCTCGAGAAGCTGCCCTACCTCAAGCTGCCGGAAGACTCCCCCGAATACCAATACCTGCGCGAGCGCCGCATGGCGCTGGGCGGCTTCCTGCCCAGCCGCCGCACCACGGCCGACGCGCTGGAAGTGCCGGCGCTGGACAAGTTCGAGGCCCTGCTCAAGGCCTCGGGCGAAGGCCGCGAGCTGTCCACCACCATGGCCATGGTGCGCATCATGAACACCCTGCTCAAGGACAAGCAGGTGGGCAAGCGCGTGGTGCCCATCGTGCCGGACGAGTCCCGCACCTTCGGCATGGAAGGCATGTTCCGCCAGTACGGCATCTGGAACCAGCAAGGCCAGAAATACGTCCCCGAAGATCATGACCAGCTCATGTTCTACAAGGAATCGGAGACCGGCCAGGTGCTGCAGGAAGGCATCAACGAAGCCGGCTCCATGGCCGACTGGATCGCCGCCGGCACCGCCTACTCGGTGCATGGCGTGCAGATGATTCCGTTCTACATCTTCTATTCCATGTTCGGCATGCAGCGGACCATGGACCTGTGCTGGGCCGCCGGCGACCAGCGCACCCGGGGCTTCCTGGTGGGCGGCACCGCCGGGCGCACCACGCTCAACGGCGAAGGCCTGCAGCACGAGGACGGCCACAGCCTGATCCTCGCCCAGATGATCCCCAACTGCGTGAGCTACGACCCCACCTTCCAGTTCGAGGTCGCGGTGATCGTGCAGGACGGCCTGCGGCGCATGTTCGCCGAGCAGGAGGACGTGTACTACTACATCACCGTGATGAACGAGAACTACGAGCACCCGGCCATGCCCGAAGGTGCCGAGGCCGACATCATCAAGGGGATGTACCTGCTGCGCAAAGGCGCCGAAGGCAGCGCGCCGCGCGTCAAGCTGCTGGGCTCCGGCACCATCTTCCGCGAAGTCATCGCCGCCGCCGAGCTGCTCAAGACCGACTGGGGCGTCGAGGCGGACATCTTCGGCTGCCCGAGCTTCAACGAACTGGCCCGCGACGGCCACGCCGTCGAGCGCTGGAACCTGCTCCATCCGATGGAAGAACCCAGGCAGTCGCACGTGGAGCAGATGCTCGCCGGCATCGACGGCCCGACCATCGCCGCCACCGACTATGTGCGCCTGTTCTCCGAGCAGATCCGTCCGTACGTGAAAGGCACCTACTTCACCCTGGGCACCGACGGCTTCGGCCGCTCCGACACCCGCGAGAAGCTGCGCCACTTCTTCGAGGTGGACCGTTACTGGGTCACGCTGGCGGCGCTCAAGTCGCTGGCCGACGAGGGCCGGATCGAACGCGAGAAGGTGGCCGCCGCCATGGCCAAGTATTCGCTCGACCCCAACAAGCCCAACCCCGTCACTGTCTGAGCACCGAAGGAGACTGAACCATGAGCCAACTCATCGAAGTCAAGGTGCCCGACATCGGCGATTTCGACGCCGTCCCGGTCATCGAGCTGTTCGTCAAACCCGGCGACACCATCGCCGTGGATGACGCCATCTGCACCCTGGAGTCCGACAAGGCCACCATGGACGTGCCCTCCACGGCCGCAGGCACCGTCAAGGAAGTGAAGGTCGCCGTGGGCGACAGCGTGTCCGAAGGCACGCTGCTGGTGCTGGTCGAGGCCGCCGGTGCCGCCGCTGCGCCGGCACCCGCCAAGGAAGACGCCGCCCCCGCGCCGGCCGCTGCCGGTGGCGGCACGGTCGAAGTGAAGGTGCCGGACATCGGCGACTTCGACGCCGTGCCCATCATCGAATTCTTCGTGAAGGCCGGCGACACCATCGCGGTGGATGACGCCATCTGCACGCTCGAATCCGACAAGGCCACCATGGACGTGCCCTCCTCCGCGGCCGGCACGGTCAAGGAAGTGAAGGTCGCCGTGGGCGACACCGTGTCCGAAGGTACGGTGCTGATCACGGTCGAATCGGGCGCTGGCGCCGCAACCGCGGCACCGGCCGCCGAGAGCCAACCCGCACCGGCCCCGTCCGCGGCCCCCGCAGCTGCGCCCGCCCCCGCCAAGGCCCCGGCCCCTGCGGCTGCAGCCGCACCGTCCGCCGTCAAGCTCGGCGGCAAGGTGCACGCCAGCCCCTCGGTGCGCGCCTTCGCCCGCGAACTGGGCGTGGATCTGGCCCAGGTGAAAGCCACCGGCCCGAAAAACCGCATCACCGCCGACGACGTCAAGGGCTTCGTCAAGGGGGCGATGAGCTCCGGCGCCGTGCCCGGCAAGGCCGCCGCGGGTGGCTCGGGCGTCGGCCTGGACCTGCTGCCGTGGCCCAAGGTCGATTTCACCAAGTTCGGCGAGATCGAGTCCAAGCCGCTGTCGCGCATCAAGAAGATCTCCGGCGCCAACCTCGCCCGCAACTGGGTGATGATCCCGGCCGTGACCTATCACGAGGACGCGGACATCACCAGCCTCGAGGACTTCCGCAAGCAGCTCAACAAGGAGAACGAGAAGTCGGGCAAGAAGCTCACCATGCTCGCCTTCCTCATGAAAGCTGCTGCCCGCGCCCTGGCGGAATTCCCCGAGTTCAACACCAGCCTCGACGGCGACAACCTGATCTACAAGAAGTACTTCCACATCGCCTTTGCGGCCGACACGCCCAATGGCCTGGTGGTGCCGGTGGTGCGCGATTGCGACAAGAAAGGCGTGTTCGAGATCGCCGAGGAGACCGGCGCCCTGGCCAAGAAGGCCCGCGAGGGCAAGCTCGGCCCGGCCGACATGTCCGGCGCCTGCTTCACCATCAGTTCGCTCGGCGGCATCGGCGGCACCTACTTCGCCCCCATCGTCAATGCGCCGGAAGTGGCCATCCTCGGGGTGAACAAGAGCGCCGTGAAGCCGGTGTGGAACGGCAGGGAATTCGAACCGAAGCTGATCCTGCCCCTGTCGCTGACCGCCGACCACCGCGTCATCGACGGTGCGCTGGCCACCCGCTTCAACGTCTACATTGCCCAGATGCTGGCCGACTTCCGTCGGGTCATGCTGTAACCCGCATCCGTCACCAGAACGGAACAGATCAAGGAGAAATATCCAATGATTACCGGGTTCGCATTCAAGCAACTCATCGAGCGTATCGTGTCGCCTTCCTTCGCGGGCGCTGACGGCCGTTTTGCGGCGTCTTCGCACCCGCGCTTCGCGCCAATAGCACAGGCTATTGGCTTGGCGCGCGATGCACGAATCCATCCACAAACCGGCTCGTCATCGCTCCGCGATCTGGCGACGCATGCGGGTTAAGGAGGGAACCATGAGCCTCAAGGAAATCAAGGTCCCCGACATCGGCGATTTCGATGAAGTCCCGATCATTGAGCTGTTCGTCAAGGTGGGCGACACCATCGCCCTGGAAGACGCCATCTGCACCCTGGAGTCCGACAAGGCCACCATGGACGTGCCGGCCGACGCCGCCGGCGTGGTCAAGGAAGTGCTGGTTGCCGTGGGCGACAAGGTGGCCGAAGGTACCGTGCTGGTGAAGGTGGAAGCCGCCGCCGGCGCGGCGACCGATTCCCCTCCCCTTCAAGGGGAGGGCCAGGGTGGGGATGGGGTCAAAGCCGCTGGCAATAACCCACCCTCTCCCTCAGTCCCTCTCCCTGAGGGCGAGGGAAGCGTCGCGCCGGCCCCCGCGGGCGCGTGGACCGGAGAGGTCACGCTGGAGTGCGACATGCTCGTGCTCGGCGCCGGCCCCGGTGGCTACTCGGCGGCCTTCCGCGCCGCCGACCTCGGCCTCAAGACCGTCATCGTCGAGCGCTACGCCACCCTCGGCGGCGTGTGTCTCAACGTCGGCTGCATCCCCTCCAAGGCCCTGCTGCACGTGGCCCAGGTGATGGACGAGGCCGAGCACATGGACAGCCTCGGCATCGCCTTCGCCAAGCCGGCAGTGGACATCGACAAACTGCGCGCCCACAAGAGCGCGGTGGTCGGCAAACTCACCGGCGGCCTGGCCGGCATGGCCAAGGGCCGCAAGGTGGACGTCGTGCGCGGCTACGGCCACTTCCTCGACCCCAACCATGTGGAAGTCGAGGAAACCACCGGCACCGCGCAGGAGAAAACCGGCGCCAAGAAGGTGGTGAAGTTCAAGCAGTGCATCATCGCCGCCGGCTCGGCGGCCGTGCATCTGCCCTTCATCCCCCGCGACGAGCGCATCGTCGACTCCACCGGCGCGCTGGAACTGCGTCAGGTGCCCGGGAAGATGCTGGTCATCGGCGGCGGCATCATCGGCCTGGAGATGGCCACGGTCTACTCCAGCCTCGGTGCCAAGGTCGATGTGGTCGAGATGCTCGACGGCCTCATGCAAGGCCCGGACCGCGACGCGGTCAAGGTGTGGGAAAAGCAGAACACCCACCGCTTCGACAAGATCATGCTCAACACCAAGACCACCGCGGTCGAAGCCAAGGACGACGGCCTGTACGTCACCTTCGAGGGCGACAAGGCACCGGACGGCCCGCAGAAGTACGACATGATCCTGCAGTCCGCCGGGCGCAGCCCAAACGGCAAGAAGATCGGCGCCGAGAACGCCGGCGTCATCGTCACCGATCGCGGCTTCATCCCGGTGGACGCGCAGATGCGCACCAACGTGCCGCACATCTTCGCCATCGGCGACATCGTCGGCCAGCCCATGCTCGCCCACAAGGCCGTGCATGAAGCCCACGTCGCCGCCGAAGTCGCGGCTGGCGAGAAAGCCGCCTTCGACGCCACCGTGATCCCCGGCGTGGCCTACACCCATCCGGAAGTGGCCTGGGTCGGCTACACCGAAGCCCAGGCCAAGGCCGAGGGCAAACAGGTGGACACCGCCAAGTTCCCCTGGGCCGCCAGCGGCCGGGCGATTGCCAACGGCGCCGAATACGGCTTCACCAAGCTCATCTTCGACGCCGAGACGCACCGCGTCATCGGCGGCAGTATCGTCGGCCCCAACGCCGGCGACATGATCGGCGAAGTGTGCCTGGCCATCGAAATGGGCGCCGACGCGGTCGACATCGGCAAGACCATCCACCCGCACCCGACCCTGGGTGAGACGGTGGGCATGGCCGCCGAAGTGGCGCATGGCAGTTGCACCGATGTGCCACCGGCGCGGAAGAAAAAATAACAAAGGTGTTTGCGCCTCGATGAGGCGGGAGAAAAGAGAAACGGCGACCGGGAGGTCGCCGTTTTTTTGTGAGTTCGGATGATTTCGTAGCCCGGACGAGGGCCGAAGGCCCGACTCCGGGGACGGCTGCGCTGAATCGCTGCACTGACTGCGCACTCTGGTGCGCTACACCCGAGCTACTGGATTAGTTGCGTTTAGTCTCACGGCGATCTTTGATCGCTCTGTATGTAGTCAGCGTTGAATAAGTAAGCCCAAATAGGAAAAAAACTCCGTAGAACACAATAGCTGCCGGAGACGACCATCCCAAAAAATAGTGGAACGCGAGGGCCACTAGCAAATACAAAGAATAGCCAACGACTTCTAGTACCCAACCAAAAACAATTTGCCGAACCGTTAAATATTCAAACACCTTGCCCTCGAACAAGTGAAGAGTCCGATTCCAGCGAACGTAGCCCGGACGAGGGCCATAGGCCCGACTCCGGAATTCATCCGTTGATCCACCATCGCTCCCGGATTCCGCTGCGCTGCATCCGGGCTACGAAACCCGCAACTTTTCCACTGACGCGGAGAATCAACGTGCATATGCTAACGCGATGGTTCGTTATCGTCGCAACTATGTGCCGGGGGGTACGTACTTTTTCACCGTGACCTTGCGCGACCGGCGGGCGGATTGGTTGGTGCGGCATGTCGATGCGCTGCGCTTAGCCTTCGCACGGGTGAAGGCGAAGCGGCCGTTTCGGATCGACGCGATGGTGGTGTTGCCGGAGCATCTGCATGTCCTCATGACGCTACCCGAGGGCGATTCGGACTATTCGGGGCGGTGGCGATTGATCAAGGCGCTGTTCGCCCGTCAGCTACGCGGCGAAGGCATCGATCC
The nucleotide sequence above comes from Nitrogeniibacter mangrovi. Encoded proteins:
- the aceE gene encoding pyruvate dehydrogenase (acetyl-transferring), homodimeric type, with amino-acid sequence MSTTQNVGLRPDTDAEETREWLDALEGVIANEGAERAHFLIEKLIEEGREEGIDIPYSANTQYINTIPVEQQPRYPGDPDMEIKLHSYIRWNAMAMVVRANKHTNVGGHIASFASAAALYDVGFSHFWHAPSADHDGDLVFFQGHSVPGVYARAYMLGRLTDEQLDNFRQEVDGKGISSYPHPWLMPDFWQFPTVSMGLGPLCAIYSARFMKYLASRDLVDAGKAAQRKVWAFLGDGETDEVESLGAIGMAAREKLDNLIFVINCNLQRLDGPVRGNGKIIQELESEFRGAGWNVIKVVWGTHWDALFARDTKGILKKRMMECIDGEYQTFKAKDGAYVREHFFNTPELKQLVADWTDDEIWQLNRGGHDLFKIFAAYQAAVNHKGQPTVILAKTIKGFGMGQSGEAMNISHQQKKMDVDAVRRFRDRFGLPVPDDQLEKLPYLKLPEDSPEYQYLRERRMALGGFLPSRRTTADALEVPALDKFEALLKASGEGRELSTTMAMVRIMNTLLKDKQVGKRVVPIVPDESRTFGMEGMFRQYGIWNQQGQKYVPEDHDQLMFYKESETGQVLQEGINEAGSMADWIAAGTAYSVHGVQMIPFYIFYSMFGMQRTMDLCWAAGDQRTRGFLVGGTAGRTTLNGEGLQHEDGHSLILAQMIPNCVSYDPTFQFEVAVIVQDGLRRMFAEQEDVYYYITVMNENYEHPAMPEGAEADIIKGMYLLRKGAEGSAPRVKLLGSGTIFREVIAAAELLKTDWGVEADIFGCPSFNELARDGHAVERWNLLHPMEEPRQSHVEQMLAGIDGPTIAATDYVRLFSEQIRPYVKGTYFTLGTDGFGRSDTREKLRHFFEVDRYWVTLAALKSLADEGRIEREKVAAAMAKYSLDPNKPNPVTV
- the aceF gene encoding dihydrolipoyllysine-residue acetyltransferase; amino-acid sequence: MSQLIEVKVPDIGDFDAVPVIELFVKPGDTIAVDDAICTLESDKATMDVPSTAAGTVKEVKVAVGDSVSEGTLLVLVEAAGAAAAPAPAKEDAAPAPAAAGGGTVEVKVPDIGDFDAVPIIEFFVKAGDTIAVDDAICTLESDKATMDVPSSAAGTVKEVKVAVGDTVSEGTVLITVESGAGAATAAPAAESQPAPAPSAAPAAAPAPAKAPAPAAAAAPSAVKLGGKVHASPSVRAFARELGVDLAQVKATGPKNRITADDVKGFVKGAMSSGAVPGKAAAGGSGVGLDLLPWPKVDFTKFGEIESKPLSRIKKISGANLARNWVMIPAVTYHEDADITSLEDFRKQLNKENEKSGKKLTMLAFLMKAAARALAEFPEFNTSLDGDNLIYKKYFHIAFAADTPNGLVVPVVRDCDKKGVFEIAEETGALAKKAREGKLGPADMSGACFTISSLGGIGGTYFAPIVNAPEVAILGVNKSAVKPVWNGREFEPKLILPLSLTADHRVIDGALATRFNVYIAQMLADFRRVML
- the lpdA gene encoding dihydrolipoyl dehydrogenase; protein product: MSLKEIKVPDIGDFDEVPIIELFVKVGDTIALEDAICTLESDKATMDVPADAAGVVKEVLVAVGDKVAEGTVLVKVEAAAGAATDSPPLQGEGQGGDGVKAAGNNPPSPSVPLPEGEGSVAPAPAGAWTGEVTLECDMLVLGAGPGGYSAAFRAADLGLKTVIVERYATLGGVCLNVGCIPSKALLHVAQVMDEAEHMDSLGIAFAKPAVDIDKLRAHKSAVVGKLTGGLAGMAKGRKVDVVRGYGHFLDPNHVEVEETTGTAQEKTGAKKVVKFKQCIIAAGSAAVHLPFIPRDERIVDSTGALELRQVPGKMLVIGGGIIGLEMATVYSSLGAKVDVVEMLDGLMQGPDRDAVKVWEKQNTHRFDKIMLNTKTTAVEAKDDGLYVTFEGDKAPDGPQKYDMILQSAGRSPNGKKIGAENAGVIVTDRGFIPVDAQMRTNVPHIFAIGDIVGQPMLAHKAVHEAHVAAEVAAGEKAAFDATVIPGVAYTHPEVAWVGYTEAQAKAEGKQVDTAKFPWAASGRAIANGAEYGFTKLIFDAETHRVIGGSIVGPNAGDMIGEVCLAIEMGADAVDIGKTIHPHPTLGETVGMAAEVAHGSCTDVPPARKKK